A genomic window from Salvia miltiorrhiza cultivar Shanhuang (shh) chromosome 5, IMPLAD_Smil_shh, whole genome shotgun sequence includes:
- the LOC130986160 gene encoding uncharacterized protein LOC130986160 isoform X1, whose protein sequence is MAPLYTNIDALVTNKTTQAIKVRCVRVYNRYVAGSKSEIIRIECVVHDEQGTRIQLSVPNKLTKMFGNKLKEGLVYQIMNFMVKRNGTKWKVTDHVHRLELTPKTMISEVFPKCFPNYKFSFKSFEDISSIQTTDSVGMFDVIGVIAGKGFVKNDSESKMVELKLEDQNHNQIYCTLWEDYVDMFLNQADAADTRVQIIIIQLCRPNFYRGEMRACTSYNASQIFLNSDIPEIEDFRKQIIGNQSFSARLELSFEKSVVQTDDFFNGNIVVKTLDDIFTVEFLCYDFWQDGEHWICAKIDNVDCYAQWCYNACRKCTRKVEKKTGRFYCGNCDKYDGVVNKRYQLILNVVDCTNNASLLVWDKEAVALVGKKAVQISMNDKEAADAKIVPKEIDVALNERVVMFKIQMRSEASFVEDKPYTVTKVCTDQLVINHFWKENDVCGLSATLEDLSDKGYLEQCESLSQISDITMAGDLGKDYGDGKSTPMTVSLAESHVLSKISQITDISAAEELGKDYGDGLSTPMNVSLAEVSMSAFGKDGDGMITPKGETLTQSAASLKIIKEPNCHELVKRKLLTKADICGMSASAENLFDKGYLEDCESLSHNTDVSMATVFGKDCEDGMITPKKVTQTGSDASSKIIKEPKCHESVKRKLLDDFTNEENDRKKKARAVKVKIEKN, encoded by the exons ATGGCTCCCCTGTACACCAATATTGATGCACTGGTGACAAATAAAACAACTCAAGCCATAAAAGTGCGCTGTGTGCGAGTGTACAATAGATACGTTGCTGGCTCAAAGTCCGAAATAATTCGAATTGAGTGTGTTGTGCATGATGAACAG GGAACACGGATACAATTGAGTGTGCCAAACAAACTAACCAAAATGTTTGGAAACAAACTTAAAGAAGGTTTGGTTTATCAAATAATGAATTTCATGGTCAAGAGAAATGGTACGAAGTGGAAGGTGACAGATCATGTGCATCGTCTTGAACtcacgccaaaaaccatgattTCGGAAGTATTTCCAAAGTGTTTTCCAAACTATAAGTTCTCATTCAAATCATTTGAGGATATTTCTTCAATTCAGACTACTGATTCAGTAGGAATGTTTG ATGTTATTGGAGTGATAGCAGGgaaagggtttgtgaagaatgACTCCGAGTCAAAAATGGTTGAATTAAAGTTGGAGGATCAAAA CCACAATCAAATCTACTGCACTCTATGGGAGGACTATGTTGATATGTTCCTCAATCAAGCTGATGCTGCAGACACAAGGGTTCAGATTATTATTATTCAGCTTTGTCGCCCTAACTTTTATCGTG GTGAGATGCGAGCATGCACATCTTACAATGCTTCTCAGATTTTTCTAAATTCTGATATTCCCGAAATAGAAGATTTTAGGAAGCA GATCATTGGGAATCAGTCATTTTCAGCCAGGCTTGAATTATCATTTGAAAAAAGTGTTGTTCAAACTGATGATTTCTTCAATGGAAACATAGTTGTTAAAACGCTCGATGATATTTTCACAGTTGAG TTTCTTTGTTATGATTTTTGGCAGGATGGGGAGCATTGGATCTGTGCCAAAATAGACAATGTTGACTGTTATGCACAATGGTGTTATAACGCTTGCAGAAAATGCACAAGAAAAGTGGAAAAGAAAACTGGAAGATTTTATTGTGGTAACTGTGACAAATATGATGGAGTAGTTAATAAGAG GTATCAACTGATTTTGAATGTGGTTGATTGTACCAATAATGCTTCTTTATTGGTGTGGGATAAGGAGGCTGTGGCCTTGGTTGGGAAAAAAGCTGTGCAAATATCAATGAATGACAAAGAGGCAGCTGATGCCAAGATTGTTCCAAAGGAGATTGATGTAGCTTTGAATGAACGAGTTGTTATGTTTAAGATACAGATGAGATCAGAAGCATCTTTTGTGGAGGATAAGCCATACACAGTTACTAAAGTTTGCACTGACCAACTGGTCATTAATCATTTCTGGAAAGAGAACGATGTTTGTGGGCTTTCTGCGACCCTGGAGGATTTGTCTGACAAAGGTTATTTAGAGCAGTGTGAGTCTTTATCTCAAATTTCAGATATAACAATGGCTGGAGACCTTGGAAAG GATTATGGAGATGGGAAAAGCACCCCCATGACTGTTTCACTTGCAGAGTCGCATGTTTTATCAAAGATTTCCCAAATTACAGATATATCAGCTGCTGAAGAGCTTGGGAAG gattatgGAGATGGGTTGAGCACCCCCATGAATGTTTCACTTGCTGAGGTTTCAATGTCAGCTTTCGGGAAG GATGGTGATGGGATGATCACCCCAAAGGGTGAAACATTAACCCAGAGTGCTGCATCATTGAAGATTATTAAGGAACCTAATTGCCATGAATTAGTGAAGAGGAAGCTGCTAACTAAGGCTGATATTTGTGGGATGTCTGCATCTGCAGAGAATTTGTTTGACAAAGGTTACTTGGAAGATTGTGAGTCCTTATCACATAACACTGATGTTTCAATGGCTACAGTTTTTGGGAAG GATTGTGAAGATGGGATGATCACCCCAAAGAAGGTTACACAGACTGGGAGTGATGCATCATCGAAGATTATTAAGGAACCTAAGTGCCATGAATCTGTGAAGAGGAAGCTGTTGGATGATTTcacaaatgaagaaaatgatagGAAGAAGAAGGCGAGAGCTGTGAAAGTGAAGATTGAAAAGAATTGA
- the LOC130986160 gene encoding uncharacterized protein LOC130986160 isoform X2, which translates to MAPLYTNIDALVTNKTTQAIKVRCVRVYNRYVAGSKSEIIRIECVVHDEQGTRIQLSVPNKLTKMFGNKLKEGLVYQIMNFMVKRNGTKWKVTDHVHRLELTPKTMISEVFPKCFPNYKFSFKSFEDISSIQTTDSVGMFDVIGVIAGKGFVKNDSESKMVELKLEDQNHNQIYCTLWEDYVDMFLNQADAADTRVQIIIIQLCRPNFYRGEMRACTSYNASQIFLNSDIPEIEDFRKQIIGNQSFSARLELSFEKSVVQTDDFFNGNIVVKTLDDIFTVEDGEHWICAKIDNVDCYAQWCYNACRKCTRKVEKKTGRFYCGNCDKYDGVVNKRYQLILNVVDCTNNASLLVWDKEAVALVGKKAVQISMNDKEAADAKIVPKEIDVALNERVVMFKIQMRSEASFVEDKPYTVTKVCTDQLVINHFWKENDVCGLSATLEDLSDKGYLEQCESLSQISDITMAGDLGKDYGDGKSTPMTVSLAESHVLSKISQITDISAAEELGKDYGDGLSTPMNVSLAEVSMSAFGKDGDGMITPKGETLTQSAASLKIIKEPNCHELVKRKLLTKADICGMSASAENLFDKGYLEDCESLSHNTDVSMATVFGKDCEDGMITPKKVTQTGSDASSKIIKEPKCHESVKRKLLDDFTNEENDRKKKARAVKVKIEKN; encoded by the exons ATGGCTCCCCTGTACACCAATATTGATGCACTGGTGACAAATAAAACAACTCAAGCCATAAAAGTGCGCTGTGTGCGAGTGTACAATAGATACGTTGCTGGCTCAAAGTCCGAAATAATTCGAATTGAGTGTGTTGTGCATGATGAACAG GGAACACGGATACAATTGAGTGTGCCAAACAAACTAACCAAAATGTTTGGAAACAAACTTAAAGAAGGTTTGGTTTATCAAATAATGAATTTCATGGTCAAGAGAAATGGTACGAAGTGGAAGGTGACAGATCATGTGCATCGTCTTGAACtcacgccaaaaaccatgattTCGGAAGTATTTCCAAAGTGTTTTCCAAACTATAAGTTCTCATTCAAATCATTTGAGGATATTTCTTCAATTCAGACTACTGATTCAGTAGGAATGTTTG ATGTTATTGGAGTGATAGCAGGgaaagggtttgtgaagaatgACTCCGAGTCAAAAATGGTTGAATTAAAGTTGGAGGATCAAAA CCACAATCAAATCTACTGCACTCTATGGGAGGACTATGTTGATATGTTCCTCAATCAAGCTGATGCTGCAGACACAAGGGTTCAGATTATTATTATTCAGCTTTGTCGCCCTAACTTTTATCGTG GTGAGATGCGAGCATGCACATCTTACAATGCTTCTCAGATTTTTCTAAATTCTGATATTCCCGAAATAGAAGATTTTAGGAAGCA GATCATTGGGAATCAGTCATTTTCAGCCAGGCTTGAATTATCATTTGAAAAAAGTGTTGTTCAAACTGATGATTTCTTCAATGGAAACATAGTTGTTAAAACGCTCGATGATATTTTCACAGTTGAG GATGGGGAGCATTGGATCTGTGCCAAAATAGACAATGTTGACTGTTATGCACAATGGTGTTATAACGCTTGCAGAAAATGCACAAGAAAAGTGGAAAAGAAAACTGGAAGATTTTATTGTGGTAACTGTGACAAATATGATGGAGTAGTTAATAAGAG GTATCAACTGATTTTGAATGTGGTTGATTGTACCAATAATGCTTCTTTATTGGTGTGGGATAAGGAGGCTGTGGCCTTGGTTGGGAAAAAAGCTGTGCAAATATCAATGAATGACAAAGAGGCAGCTGATGCCAAGATTGTTCCAAAGGAGATTGATGTAGCTTTGAATGAACGAGTTGTTATGTTTAAGATACAGATGAGATCAGAAGCATCTTTTGTGGAGGATAAGCCATACACAGTTACTAAAGTTTGCACTGACCAACTGGTCATTAATCATTTCTGGAAAGAGAACGATGTTTGTGGGCTTTCTGCGACCCTGGAGGATTTGTCTGACAAAGGTTATTTAGAGCAGTGTGAGTCTTTATCTCAAATTTCAGATATAACAATGGCTGGAGACCTTGGAAAG GATTATGGAGATGGGAAAAGCACCCCCATGACTGTTTCACTTGCAGAGTCGCATGTTTTATCAAAGATTTCCCAAATTACAGATATATCAGCTGCTGAAGAGCTTGGGAAG gattatgGAGATGGGTTGAGCACCCCCATGAATGTTTCACTTGCTGAGGTTTCAATGTCAGCTTTCGGGAAG GATGGTGATGGGATGATCACCCCAAAGGGTGAAACATTAACCCAGAGTGCTGCATCATTGAAGATTATTAAGGAACCTAATTGCCATGAATTAGTGAAGAGGAAGCTGCTAACTAAGGCTGATATTTGTGGGATGTCTGCATCTGCAGAGAATTTGTTTGACAAAGGTTACTTGGAAGATTGTGAGTCCTTATCACATAACACTGATGTTTCAATGGCTACAGTTTTTGGGAAG GATTGTGAAGATGGGATGATCACCCCAAAGAAGGTTACACAGACTGGGAGTGATGCATCATCGAAGATTATTAAGGAACCTAAGTGCCATGAATCTGTGAAGAGGAAGCTGTTGGATGATTTcacaaatgaagaaaatgatagGAAGAAGAAGGCGAGAGCTGTGAAAGTGAAGATTGAAAAGAATTGA
- the LOC130986164 gene encoding uncharacterized protein LOC130986164 isoform X4, which yields MGCSGVPTAVFTETNLGTCLAVPASPDITADDFKREVERAHLNCFPEFGTIRVKAVMVITYRGLCLSKSLRHNGAEVCNLNSAADVITNLVELGSASPEKRTKCKRKIKVGRFLKISTALCFRRKWKRKNAKKSLKRDTQY from the exons ATGGGTTGCTCCGGTGTTCCGACAGCAGTGTTTACTGAGACAAACCTGGGCACCTGCCTCGCCGTTCCGGCTTCTCCGGACATCACGGCCGACGACTTCAAGA GAGAGGTGGAAAGGGCGCATCTCAATTGTTTCCCCGAATTCGGAACTATCAGGGTCAAAGCAGTGATGGT TATCACTTATCGGGGTCTTTGCCTCTCAA AGTCACTGAGACACAATGGAGCCGAAGTTTGCAATCTGAATTCTGCTGCTGATGTGATTACTAACTTAGTTGAGCTGGGAAGCGCTTCCCCTGAGAAGAGAACAAAATGCAAAAGAAAGATTAAGGTAGGAAGATTTCTGAAGATTTCTACAGCTTTGTGTTTCCGTAGAAAGTGGAAAAGGAAAAATGCGAAGAAAAGCCTGAAACGAGACACCCAATACTAG
- the LOC130986164 gene encoding uncharacterized protein LOC130986164 isoform X1: MGCSGVPTAVFTETNLGTCLAVPASPDITADDFKIGCTISRSRFTHIYICESLNGRGGKGASQLFPRIRNYQGQSSDDQVTQKLQRYHLSGSLPLKYAFLGSNVTWFLQTHVILSNVPTHVESLRHNGAEVCNLNSAADVITNLVELGSASPEKRTKCKRKIKVGRFLKISTALCFRRKWKRKNAKKSLKRDTQY; encoded by the exons ATGGGTTGCTCCGGTGTTCCGACAGCAGTGTTTACTGAGACAAACCTGGGCACCTGCCTCGCCGTTCCGGCTTCTCCGGACATCACGGCCGACGACTTCAAGA TTGGGTGCACAATTTCCAGATCTCGCTTTacgcacatatatatatgtgaaagtTTGAACGG GAGAGGTGGAAAGGGCGCATCTCAATTGTTTCCCCGAATTCGGAACTATCAGGGTCAAAGCAGTGATG ACCAGGTGACGCAAAAATTACAACGTTATCACTTATCGGGGTCTTTGCCTCTCAAGTATGCTTTTCTGGGTTCAAATGTTACTTGGTTTCTTCAAACACACGTTATTTTATCAAATGTTCCTACTCATGTAGAGTCACTGAGACACAATGGAGCCGAAGTTTGCAATCTGAATTCTGCTGCTGATGTGATTACTAACTTAGTTGAGCTGGGAAGCGCTTCCCCTGAGAAGAGAACAAAATGCAAAAGAAAGATTAAGGTAGGAAGATTTCTGAAGATTTCTACAGCTTTGTGTTTCCGTAGAAAGTGGAAAAGGAAAAATGCGAAGAAAAGCCTGAAACGAGACACCCAATACTAG
- the LOC130986164 gene encoding uncharacterized protein LOC130986164 isoform X2 codes for MGCSGVPTAVFTETNLGTCLAVPASPDITADDFKIGCTISRSRFTHIYICESLNGRGGKGASQLFPRIRNYQGQSSDGYHLSGSLPLKYAFLGSNVTWFLQTHVILSNVPTHVESLRHNGAEVCNLNSAADVITNLVELGSASPEKRTKCKRKIKVGRFLKISTALCFRRKWKRKNAKKSLKRDTQY; via the exons ATGGGTTGCTCCGGTGTTCCGACAGCAGTGTTTACTGAGACAAACCTGGGCACCTGCCTCGCCGTTCCGGCTTCTCCGGACATCACGGCCGACGACTTCAAGA TTGGGTGCACAATTTCCAGATCTCGCTTTacgcacatatatatatgtgaaagtTTGAACGG GAGAGGTGGAAAGGGCGCATCTCAATTGTTTCCCCGAATTCGGAACTATCAGGGTCAAAGCAGTGATGGT TATCACTTATCGGGGTCTTTGCCTCTCAAGTATGCTTTTCTGGGTTCAAATGTTACTTGGTTTCTTCAAACACACGTTATTTTATCAAATGTTCCTACTCATGTAGAGTCACTGAGACACAATGGAGCCGAAGTTTGCAATCTGAATTCTGCTGCTGATGTGATTACTAACTTAGTTGAGCTGGGAAGCGCTTCCCCTGAGAAGAGAACAAAATGCAAAAGAAAGATTAAGGTAGGAAGATTTCTGAAGATTTCTACAGCTTTGTGTTTCCGTAGAAAGTGGAAAAGGAAAAATGCGAAGAAAAGCCTGAAACGAGACACCCAATACTAG
- the LOC130986164 gene encoding uncharacterized protein LOC130986164 isoform X3, with the protein MGCSGVPTAVFTETNLGTCLAVPASPDITADDFKREVERAHLNCFPEFGTIRVKAVMVTQKLQRYHLSGSLPLKYAFLGSNVTWFLQTHVILSNVPTHVESLRHNGAEVCNLNSAADVITNLVELGSASPEKRTKCKRKIKVGRFLKISTALCFRRKWKRKNAKKSLKRDTQY; encoded by the exons ATGGGTTGCTCCGGTGTTCCGACAGCAGTGTTTACTGAGACAAACCTGGGCACCTGCCTCGCCGTTCCGGCTTCTCCGGACATCACGGCCGACGACTTCAAGA GAGAGGTGGAAAGGGCGCATCTCAATTGTTTCCCCGAATTCGGAACTATCAGGGTCAAAGCAGTGATG GTGACGCAAAAATTACAACGTTATCACTTATCGGGGTCTTTGCCTCTCAAGTATGCTTTTCTGGGTTCAAATGTTACTTGGTTTCTTCAAACACACGTTATTTTATCAAATGTTCCTACTCATGTAGAGTCACTGAGACACAATGGAGCCGAAGTTTGCAATCTGAATTCTGCTGCTGATGTGATTACTAACTTAGTTGAGCTGGGAAGCGCTTCCCCTGAGAAGAGAACAAAATGCAAAAGAAAGATTAAGGTAGGAAGATTTCTGAAGATTTCTACAGCTTTGTGTTTCCGTAGAAAGTGGAAAAGGAAAAATGCGAAGAAAAGCCTGAAACGAGACACCCAATACTAG
- the LOC130986164 gene encoding uncharacterized protein LOC130986164 isoform X10 yields the protein MGCSGVPTAVFTETNLGTCLAVPASPDITADDFKREVERAHLNCFPEFGTIRVKAVMVTQKLQRYHLSGSLPLKVTETQWSRSLQSEFCC from the exons ATGGGTTGCTCCGGTGTTCCGACAGCAGTGTTTACTGAGACAAACCTGGGCACCTGCCTCGCCGTTCCGGCTTCTCCGGACATCACGGCCGACGACTTCAAGA GAGAGGTGGAAAGGGCGCATCTCAATTGTTTCCCCGAATTCGGAACTATCAGGGTCAAAGCAGTGATG GTGACGCAAAAATTACAACGTTATCACTTATCGGGGTCTTTGCCTCTCAA AGTCACTGAGACACAATGGAGCCGAAGTTTGCAATCTGAATTCTGCTGCTGA
- the LOC130986164 gene encoding uncharacterized protein LOC130986164 isoform X6 — protein MGCSGVPTAVFTETNLGTCLAVPASPDITADDFKIGCTISRSRFTHIYICESLNGRGGKGASQLFPRIRNYQGQSSDDQVTQKLQRYHLSGSLPLKVTETQWSRSLQSEFCC, from the exons ATGGGTTGCTCCGGTGTTCCGACAGCAGTGTTTACTGAGACAAACCTGGGCACCTGCCTCGCCGTTCCGGCTTCTCCGGACATCACGGCCGACGACTTCAAGA TTGGGTGCACAATTTCCAGATCTCGCTTTacgcacatatatatatgtgaaagtTTGAACGG GAGAGGTGGAAAGGGCGCATCTCAATTGTTTCCCCGAATTCGGAACTATCAGGGTCAAAGCAGTGATG ACCAGGTGACGCAAAAATTACAACGTTATCACTTATCGGGGTCTTTGCCTCTCAA AGTCACTGAGACACAATGGAGCCGAAGTTTGCAATCTGAATTCTGCTGCTGA
- the LOC130986164 gene encoding uncharacterized protein LOC130986164 isoform X7, producing MGCSGVPTAVFTETNLGTCLAVPASPDITADDFKIGCTISRSRFTHIYICESLNGRGGKGASQLFPRIRNYQGQSSDGYHLSGSLPLKVTETQWSRSLQSEFCC from the exons ATGGGTTGCTCCGGTGTTCCGACAGCAGTGTTTACTGAGACAAACCTGGGCACCTGCCTCGCCGTTCCGGCTTCTCCGGACATCACGGCCGACGACTTCAAGA TTGGGTGCACAATTTCCAGATCTCGCTTTacgcacatatatatatgtgaaagtTTGAACGG GAGAGGTGGAAAGGGCGCATCTCAATTGTTTCCCCGAATTCGGAACTATCAGGGTCAAAGCAGTGATGGT TATCACTTATCGGGGTCTTTGCCTCTCAA AGTCACTGAGACACAATGGAGCCGAAGTTTGCAATCTGAATTCTGCTGCTGA
- the LOC130986164 gene encoding uncharacterized protein LOC130986164 isoform X8, with protein MGCSGVPTAVFTETNLGTCLAVPASPDITADDFKIGCTISRSRFTHIYICESLNGRGGKGASQLFPRIRNYQGQSSDGMFLLVTETQWSRSLQSEFCC; from the exons ATGGGTTGCTCCGGTGTTCCGACAGCAGTGTTTACTGAGACAAACCTGGGCACCTGCCTCGCCGTTCCGGCTTCTCCGGACATCACGGCCGACGACTTCAAGA TTGGGTGCACAATTTCCAGATCTCGCTTTacgcacatatatatatgtgaaagtTTGAACGG GAGAGGTGGAAAGGGCGCATCTCAATTGTTTCCCCGAATTCGGAACTATCAGGGTCAAAGCAGTGATGGTATGTTTTTGCT AGTCACTGAGACACAATGGAGCCGAAGTTTGCAATCTGAATTCTGCTGCTGA
- the LOC130986164 gene encoding uncharacterized protein LOC130986164 isoform X5: protein MGCSGVPTAVFTETNLGTCLAVPASPDITADDFKIGCTISRSRFTHIYICESLNGRGGKGASQLFPRIRNYQGQSSDGDAKITTLSLIGVFASQVCFSGFKCYLVSSNTRYFIKCSYSCRVTETQWSRSLQSEFCC, encoded by the exons ATGGGTTGCTCCGGTGTTCCGACAGCAGTGTTTACTGAGACAAACCTGGGCACCTGCCTCGCCGTTCCGGCTTCTCCGGACATCACGGCCGACGACTTCAAGA TTGGGTGCACAATTTCCAGATCTCGCTTTacgcacatatatatatgtgaaagtTTGAACGG GAGAGGTGGAAAGGGCGCATCTCAATTGTTTCCCCGAATTCGGAACTATCAGGGTCAAAGCAGTGATG GTGACGCAAAAATTACAACGTTATCACTTATCGGGGTCTTTGCCTCTCAAGTATGCTTTTCTGGGTTCAAATGTTACTTGGTTTCTTCAAACACACGTTATTTTATCAAATGTTCCTACTCATGTAGAGTCACTGAGACACAATGGAGCCGAAGTTTGCAATCTGAATTCTGCTGCTGA
- the LOC130986164 gene encoding uncharacterized protein LOC130986164 isoform X9 — protein MGCSGVPTAVFTETNLGTCLAVPASPDITADDFKIGCTISRSRFTHIYICESLNGRGGKGASQLFPRIRNYQGQSSDGDAKITTLSLIGVFASQSH, from the exons ATGGGTTGCTCCGGTGTTCCGACAGCAGTGTTTACTGAGACAAACCTGGGCACCTGCCTCGCCGTTCCGGCTTCTCCGGACATCACGGCCGACGACTTCAAGA TTGGGTGCACAATTTCCAGATCTCGCTTTacgcacatatatatatgtgaaagtTTGAACGG GAGAGGTGGAAAGGGCGCATCTCAATTGTTTCCCCGAATTCGGAACTATCAGGGTCAAAGCAGTGATG GTGACGCAAAAATTACAACGTTATCACTTATCGGGGTCTTTGCCTCTCAA AGTCACTGA